A region from the Streptomyces lydicus genome encodes:
- a CDS encoding SDR family oxidoreductase, with product MKFAVIGGTGLIGSQVVKKLNAAGHEAVPHSPSTGVDVLTGQGVEEAVAGADCVVNLTNSPTFDDASPAFFQTSMDNLLAAAHKGGVGHFVILSIVGADQVQNLAYYRAKVLQEDILKAGPLPYSIVRATQFMEFMAATMSWTTEGDTVRLPSTPLQPIAAQDVSDTVAEVAAGSPLNATLNVGGPDVHPLDEIGRITLRARPDGRTVVTDDTAGMFAAVDGDALTTKGDARIAPTHYTDWLA from the coding sequence ATGAAGTTCGCAGTCATCGGCGGTACCGGTCTGATCGGATCGCAGGTCGTGAAGAAGCTGAACGCCGCGGGGCACGAGGCCGTACCGCACTCACCGTCCACAGGTGTCGACGTGCTCACCGGTCAGGGCGTGGAGGAGGCGGTGGCCGGAGCCGACTGCGTCGTCAATCTGACGAATTCCCCGACCTTCGACGATGCGTCTCCCGCCTTCTTCCAGACCTCGATGGACAACCTCCTGGCCGCCGCCCACAAGGGCGGGGTGGGCCACTTCGTCATCCTCTCGATCGTCGGCGCGGACCAGGTGCAGAACCTGGCCTATTACCGCGCCAAGGTCTTGCAGGAAGACATCCTCAAGGCCGGGCCGCTCCCCTACTCGATCGTCCGCGCCACCCAGTTCATGGAGTTCATGGCGGCCACCATGTCCTGGACCACCGAGGGCGACACCGTCCGCCTGCCCAGCACCCCCCTCCAGCCCATCGCCGCCCAGGACGTCTCCGACACCGTCGCCGAAGTCGCCGCCGGCAGCCCTTTGAACGCCACCCTCAATGTGGGCGGGCCCGATGTCCATCCCCTCGACGAGATCGGCCGGATCACCCTGAGAGCCCGGCCTGACGGACGCACGGTCGTCACCGACGACACCGCCGGCATGTTCGCCGCCGTCGACGGCGATGCGCTCACCACCAAGGGCGACGCACGCATCGCCCCCACCCACTACACCGACTGGCTCGCCTGA
- a CDS encoding zinc-dependent alcohol dehydrogenase family protein — translation MRALVAGKVGEPADVLRLESRPVPTPEAGQALIRVKATPIHASDLHVLRGRYGFSPEFPAVGGRMECVGRIEALGPDAGGLKTGERVVAVAVPAVPGPPVAGTWQEYLVADTRRLLPVPDRLSDSSACQLAVNPLTALLLVTRELDVQPGQWLLQTAAGSTVGRLVIQLARHLGIRTINVVRRRDAVEEIKALGGDEVICTEDEDLLQRVAEIAGPAGVHKATDCVAGEVGAQVFQALAPGGELVVYGALSTHRQTDPAALTIPLPARSVIYETKALRGFWLNRWFGTASPAEALRALSEVRGLVDEEVLSIPQGEPFPLERFTEALTFAEAPAHGAKPLFVFEDGRDEDDR, via the coding sequence ATGCGCGCGCTCGTAGCCGGAAAGGTGGGCGAGCCGGCCGATGTCCTGCGGCTGGAATCCCGTCCGGTTCCCACACCGGAAGCCGGTCAGGCGCTGATCCGCGTGAAGGCGACTCCGATTCACGCCAGCGATCTGCACGTGCTCCGTGGCCGCTACGGCTTCTCGCCCGAGTTTCCCGCTGTCGGGGGTCGCATGGAATGCGTGGGCCGTATCGAGGCCCTGGGCCCGGACGCCGGGGGACTGAAGACCGGCGAGCGCGTGGTGGCCGTTGCCGTCCCGGCGGTACCCGGGCCGCCGGTGGCCGGCACCTGGCAGGAATACCTTGTTGCCGATACCCGAAGGCTCCTGCCGGTCCCCGATCGCCTCAGCGACTCCAGCGCCTGTCAGCTCGCCGTCAACCCGCTGACCGCACTGCTGCTGGTCACCCGCGAACTCGACGTACAGCCGGGGCAATGGCTGTTGCAGACGGCCGCGGGCTCCACCGTCGGCCGCCTCGTCATTCAGCTGGCCCGGCACCTGGGCATACGCACGATCAATGTCGTGCGGCGGCGCGATGCCGTCGAGGAGATCAAGGCACTCGGCGGTGACGAGGTCATTTGCACCGAGGACGAGGACCTGTTGCAGAGAGTGGCCGAGATCGCGGGACCGGCCGGCGTGCACAAGGCCACCGACTGCGTCGCGGGCGAGGTGGGTGCCCAGGTGTTCCAGGCGCTGGCTCCGGGCGGAGAGCTCGTGGTCTACGGCGCGCTCTCCACCCACCGGCAGACCGACCCGGCAGCGCTGACGATCCCGCTGCCGGCCCGCTCGGTCATCTACGAGACCAAAGCACTCCGAGGCTTCTGGCTCAACCGCTGGTTCGGCACCGCCTCACCCGCGGAGGCGCTGCGCGCGCTGTCCGAGGTGCGCGGTCTCGTTGACGAGGAAGTGCTGAGCATCCCCCAAGGCGAGCCATTCCCGCTCGAACGCTTCACCGAAGCCCTCACCTTCGCCGAAGCACCCGCACATGGCGCAAAACCACTCTTCGTCTTCGAGGACGGGCGGGACGAAGACGACAGGTAG